From a region of the Cololabis saira isolate AMF1-May2022 chromosome 8, fColSai1.1, whole genome shotgun sequence genome:
- the sdc4 gene encoding syndecan-4 isoform X2 translates to MIRLSLAFLLAASVCAESVREMETWMPMKTTQTVAMATRHDGDLEASGDAPNSSDFAFRDDEDDEDDYEFSGSGEGESTASPAAESRPTEKSDVNDIPEPERPVRPTATGDGGDNDILRVEEPVEEMPSNVLMSHAGDESIFNKTEVLAALIAGGVVGLVFAVLLILLLVYRMKKKDEGSYDLGKKPIYKKAPTTEIYA, encoded by the exons ATGATCCGCCTGAGCCTCGCGTTCCTGCTGGCCGCCTCCGTCTGCGCCGAGTCG GTCCGGGAGATGGAGACCTGGATGCCCATGAAGACCACGCAGACGGTCGCCATGGCGACGCGCCATGACGGCGACCTGGAGGCGTCGGGCGACGCCCCCAACAGCTCCGACTTCGCCTTCCGCGACGACGAAGACGACGAGGACGACTACGAGTTCTCGGGGTCCGGAGAAGGAG AGTCGACGGCGAGTCCTGCAGCAGAATCCAGACCCACGGAGAAG TCCGACGTGAACGACATCCCTGAGCCGGAGCGGCCGGTGCGACCAACGGCCACCGGGGACGGCGGCGACAATGACATCCTCCGGGTGGAGGAGCCGGTGGAGGAAATGCCGTCCAACGTCCTGATGTCTCACGCCGGAGACGAGAGCATCTTCAACAAGACGGAGGTCCTGGCAG ctCTGATAGCCGGCGGCGTGGTGGGGCTGGTGTTCGCCGTCCTGCTCATCCTGCTGCTCGTCTACCGCATGAAGAAGAAGGACGAGGGAAGTTACGACCTGGGGAAGAAACCCATCTACAAGAAGGCCCCGACCACGGAGATCTACGcgtag
- the sdc4 gene encoding syndecan-4 isoform X1, translated as MIRLSLAFLLAASVCAESQVREMETWMPMKTTQTVAMATRHDGDLEASGDAPNSSDFAFRDDEDDEDDYEFSGSGEGESTASPAAESRPTEKSDVNDIPEPERPVRPTATGDGGDNDILRVEEPVEEMPSNVLMSHAGDESIFNKTEVLAALIAGGVVGLVFAVLLILLLVYRMKKKDEGSYDLGKKPIYKKAPTTEIYA; from the exons ATGATCCGCCTGAGCCTCGCGTTCCTGCTGGCCGCCTCCGTCTGCGCCGAGTCG CAGGTCCGGGAGATGGAGACCTGGATGCCCATGAAGACCACGCAGACGGTCGCCATGGCGACGCGCCATGACGGCGACCTGGAGGCGTCGGGCGACGCCCCCAACAGCTCCGACTTCGCCTTCCGCGACGACGAAGACGACGAGGACGACTACGAGTTCTCGGGGTCCGGAGAAGGAG AGTCGACGGCGAGTCCTGCAGCAGAATCCAGACCCACGGAGAAG TCCGACGTGAACGACATCCCTGAGCCGGAGCGGCCGGTGCGACCAACGGCCACCGGGGACGGCGGCGACAATGACATCCTCCGGGTGGAGGAGCCGGTGGAGGAAATGCCGTCCAACGTCCTGATGTCTCACGCCGGAGACGAGAGCATCTTCAACAAGACGGAGGTCCTGGCAG ctCTGATAGCCGGCGGCGTGGTGGGGCTGGTGTTCGCCGTCCTGCTCATCCTGCTGCTCGTCTACCGCATGAAGAAGAAGGACGAGGGAAGTTACGACCTGGGGAAGAAACCCATCTACAAGAAGGCCCCGACCACGGAGATCTACGcgtag